In Trichocoleus sp. FACHB-46, the genomic stretch GCTGCGATCGCACCCAAAGGAAATTATGCACAGCGGATTTCTGCTTTTGACATTGACTACCTGAACAAGGTACCTGTGCGCGGTAGACGCTAAACTTTACAGCCCGCTCCTTGGAGTGGCTAACGAGTAATTTTTAACTGGGTCTAGTTACTGTTGACTAAAAACTTGATGGAGCCCGATCGCGGTTCCGTAAGTTCTCTAGATACAACAGTAGGTAGACCCAGTAGTTTTATAAATTCATGGGTGTAAAGTGTTGCACTTGTTCGCACTAGTTATTTCTAGGGAAACTCTATGTCTCGCCTGATTAAAGTTTTAGCGATTGATGGCGGTGGTATCCGGGGTGTGATTCCGGCGATGCTCCTAGCCGAAATTGAGAAACGCACAGGCCAAGCGATCGCTGAATTATTCGATGTCATTGCTGGAACCTCAACCGGTGGCATCCTAGCTTTAGGTTTAACTAAGCCCAACGCTAGCGGCAAACCTGCCTATTCGGCAGCTAATCTCGTACATTTATACGAAGCTGAAGGAGCACGGATTTTCCCCAAGTCTTCGCTGAGTAAAATACGCGGCTTAGTCAATCAAAAATATCCAGCAATCGGTATTGAAGCCGTCCTCAGGCAGTACTTTGGCGACACCATGCTGAGCCAAGCGCTAAAGACTGTTTTGGTGCCTAGCTACGATACTGAGTTGCGGCGTCCTTATTTTTTCAAAAGTCGCAAAGCGAAGGCAGATAGCGATCGCAATTTTCCTATGGCAACTGTTGCTCGCGCCACCTCTGCGGCCCCAACTTACTTTGAGCCGCTACAAGCTAAATCGAATCAGGGTTTGGTGCCCTCCACCTTTATTGATGGTGGCGTGTTTGCTAACAATCCCGCCATGTGTGCTTACGTGGAAGCCAGAAAAAATCACCCAGAAGCCCATGATTTTTTGGTGGTTTCACTCGGCACAGGTGAACTAACCACTAGTTTCAACTATGCTCAGATCAAAAATTGGGGCTTACTGGAGTGGGCACGCCCTATTTTTAATATTGTTTCAGATGGCGTCAGTGACACCGTAGACTATCAATTACAAGAGTTGCTAGCTAACGAGGAAAACCCACCGCGCTACTACCGTTTTCAGGCTTCACTCCATGCTCTCGGTAAGCTCGATCGCGGTAACCACATCGATAATGCCAGCCCCGAAAATATTGCTTTCCTCAAGCGAATTGCTCAAAACACGATTCACAACAATGAGCGGGAACTGAACTCACTCTGTCACCAGCTAGTTGCTGGACTAGTCGTTAGCTAGCCTGCTTCACCAATCGAACAAGCTAGCTGAGGGTTAGTTGAGGTTGCCTTAAGCGGAGGGAGCTTCGTCTCTAGGAGCATCAGCAATGGCTGCTTCACTCTTGGCCTGTGCTCTTTGCTCACGTTGCTTGCGATCGGCGTTGAGGATATCTTCCATCGCTGCTTGCGCCTGAGCCATTTTCTCCAAATTGCTGCGGTATAGTTCCAGATCTTTTTGCACTTTATCCTCTGGCAAGTGCAGTGTGGCTCCTACTTGCTTCAGGAACTCAGTGCGCTGCTTTTCATCCTTCACCATTTCTGGGTCAGCCAACTCCAGAATCGTGAATAAGCCAATGGCAAACAAGCGACTATATTTGAACTTAGAACTGGCAGCGATCGCTTGCAGGGTCTCTTGGAGCGCTTGACCACCCTCTAGGCTGCTAAGTTGCCCAGTTGGGGAAATCAACTCTTGGGCCGATACCTGAGTCGCTAAGGTTTTTAATTGTTCAGCATCTTGACGATACTTTTGAGGGTCGGCTCCTAAAGCTTGACAAAGGGCATTGAAAATTGAGACTTTATCTTGCTCAGGACGATAGCCTTTCATAAAACGGTCAAAGGAAGACACAACCCCCAACGCGTAAATTGGGTCGTAGTGAAAGTCAACATTGACCGAAAGCAAGTGCATTTCTACCATCAACTCTTCCACCACTCGTCGATAGATCGAGTTGATGGGACGGGTATGAACCGTATAGAAGTTGCGCTTAGTATCGGAGACGGTGCGAACGTTATTCACAGGAAGCATTCAGGGGATCAGTAACTTCATTGTCTCGCTTGGCGGGAGGTTTGCCAAGGCAACAGCACGCCAATCAAGGATGGCTGTCTCTGTATTCTACAATTTGAGATTGCAGAGACTCGCCTACTCTGAAATTTTCACCTGAATGAGTGGCCTTAGCCTACTACCTTGGTGGTGAATTTGAGCACCACGACCAAGCGATCGCTGAGGCAACTTGATTTGTGCATCTGCGGTCACGGCAAGGTTCGATTAAATCAATATATTTAGCTAGCAATACCTCTAGGTACGCCTTCTAAAGCTTCTTCCTCAGTTTCAAAAATTTCAAAAACTGAGTCCATCATGGTGACTTCAAAGACTAGCTTGGCTTCTGGATGGACGTTACAAATACGGAAGCTGCCTTTGACTTTTTCCGCATCGCGCATTCCTGCAACCAGAGAGGTGAGACCAGAACTGTCAATAAAATTGACCTGGCCTAAATTCACCACCACATGGCGGCTCAATTTGGAAATACATTCCTGTAACTTTAAGCGAAACTGCCAGGCGGTTGTAATGTCTAAGCGTCCGGTGGGGGTTAAGACAATGACTGTAGTACCGTCTTGGGTTGTGTAAGTTCTCTGCTCCATTGGGATCGCTGATCCTCCCCTAGCAATAATGGGTATTTGGGAAATGAACTGGTGCTGGCAATAACTGAGAAGATCAGGAGCAGCCGCAACTTAAATAAAAATTGAGCTACTGATCCGTAGATTAGTGGGTACCAGCCATTGTTAAGCCTGTAGACTCCCCGAGTTAGACACGAGTTGCGCCTTATCTATAGTTGGCAGGTGGCAGAGGTTTATAACATATCGGGCAGAAAAATTTCTGGCGATCGCAGCCCTACCTCCCGTAGTTTACCTCAGCTCTCAGAGGCGGGAGAAAACCAGTTAACCCAGTCTTGCGGCTTAAGAAAGGTTTGGTACAGCTCGGCTTCAGGGGTGTTGGGTTCTGGTTCGTAACCATACTCCCAACGTACGAGGGGCGGGAGAGACATCAAAATTGATTCGGTGCGGCCATTGGTTTGTAAACCAAAAATGGTGCCTCGGTCGTAGACTAAGTTGAACTCGACGTAACGACCCCGACGATAAAGCTGGAAATTCCGTTCGCGATCGCCATACTCAGTCCCTTGTCTGCGCTCTGCAATGGGCACATAGGCGGGCAAGAAAGCCTGACCGCAGGACTGAATGAAGCTAAAAATTTCCTCCCAGCTACGGCTACCGATCTGACCTACTTGATTGCTATGGAGTGCCGCTGGGCCGTCTGCCGCTGGACCGCGATACAAGTGATTAGTGAGTCCATCTTGATAGTCGAAGAAGATGCCGCCAACTCCTCGCGTTTCTTGGCGATGATTTAAGTAGAAGTATTCGTCGCACCACAGCTTAAAGGTGGGGTAGTACTCAGGATGGTGAGCATCACAAGCTTGCTTCAGAGTTTGGTGAAAATGCACCACATCTTCAGCAAAAGGATAGTAAGGGGTTAGGTCAATGCCACCACCGAACCACCAAACGGGACCCGCTTCAAAATAACGGTAGTTGAGATGCACCGTGGGGATGTAGGGATTTCGGGGGTGCAGCACCATGGAAGTGCCTGTGGCATAAAACTTGTGACCCGCCGCTTCTGGTCGTTGAACCAGCACGGAGGGAGGGAGATGAGTACCCCAAACTTCAGAAAAGTTTACGCCTCCCTGCTCAAACACTCTGCCTTCTCGCATCACCCGCGATCGCCCGCCACCGCCTTCGGGCCGTTCCCAGGCATCTTCCTGAAACGTTGCTTGCCCGTCTAGCTGTTCCAAACCTTGGCAAATTTGATCTTGCAGGTCTTTCAAGAATTGGCTGACCTGCTGCCGTGAGTCAGTAGGAAGGGTCAGTTTAGATGCAGTTGCCTCAGGAGTGGAAGAAGTAGTCATAACCTTCAGTGCAATACCGTTAAAAATTTTGGCTGGCGTGCTGGAATCTCAACAGAAGTTAAAAAATGATCGCAAGCCCGAAGTTTAACTGGGCTTAGTTAGGCTAAGTGAAATGCATCAAGACCGAGTTTCAAGGTCTTCCAGTGCGTAAACTTCTATAGAGTTTTATCGAGAGAATCGCAAAAAGCTTAACAGATAGCCGCACAAAATTGGCGAACTTGATACGTTTTTACAACATTATCTAGCAGTCTAACTTTTCCCTAGATTACTCTGAAACTTATTCTCTGCGGTTGGATTAATGTGAGGGCGCGAAGGTCGTTGATTTTGCCTGCTAGACCTCAGTTTAAATGGCTTAATCACACACAAAATCTGTGGCGTCGTTGATCTATCTTTAGTGCGATCGCACCTGATTGTGACAATCGTTATGATGGCTGATCCGAGATGAGCGATCGCAATTGTTAGGATCGAGCTAGGCAGCGATCGCGCTATCCCAACCTGTTGAAGTGACTCGATGCGGGAACAAAAATGGCAAAATTTTTAACTAAACTGCGACTTCGGCGTCATCGGATCAGGTTTCAGTATTCTTTGGTGAGAACTTATCAAGCGCTCAGTACGGCTTCTGTAGAAGATCTATGGTGCAAGATTGGTGACCTCACCGATGTGTCTTGGCATCCTTTACTGGCTAGCACTGATGTCCCGCATGGCTTGGTCGTGAAACCAGGGCTAATTTATCGAGCCGTGACGCGTTTGAGCCCCATTCCAGTTCGGATTTTTGTGGAGCGGGTGAATCCAGGAGAATTACTCAGCGTCCGAATTTTAGCAATTCCTGGGGTGGAAGAACGTGTTACTTACCAGGTTGAATCAACGGTTTGTGGAACCCGTGTATCTTATTCAGTGACGTTGCGCGGTTGGCTTTCCCCTTTAATTTGGTCCTTGACTCAACCTTACGCAGCTAGGGTGGCAACAAAATTAGTGCAAGCGGCAGAGCAAGCAGCCCTATCCACAGTGCCAGTTGATGCCAGGACGCGATCGCCCGGAAATAGTTGTTTTGATTTTTGATAGGCGATTCGGCAGTCGCGATCGCCTACAGACACGAATCCACCCGCGGTAACGGTAAGATTGCACTAGAGGACAAAGCCACTTACCTTATATCCTCCCGTTGCAGTTAGGGTGGAGAATTTATAATCTCGTATGCTTAATGCTGATTCAGTTCTAGAAGTTCTGCGCCCCGTTCAAGACCCCGAACTTCGCAAGAGTTTGGTGGAATTGAATATGATTCGCAACGTCGCGATCGCAGATGGCACCGTTAGCTTTACCTTAGTGCTCACAACCCCTGCTTGCCCCCTGCGCGAATTTATTGTTGAAGATTGTCAGAGAGCAGTCAAAACTCTACCTGGAGTTCAAGAAGTCAAGGTAGAGGTTACTGCTGAAACTCCACACCAAAAGTCGCTGCCCGATCGCACTGGCATCGAGGGTGTAAAAAATATTGTTGCGATTTCTAGCGGTAAGGGTGGTGTTGGCAAAAGCACCGTGGCTGTGAACGTGGCAGTAGCCCTGGCCCAAGCGGGAGCCAAAGTAGGACTGATCGATGCAGATATTTATGGTCCCAACGCTCCGACGATGCTAGGTCTAGCTGATGCCCAAGTGATGGTCTCTAAAGGCCCTCAAGGAGATATTCTGGAGCCTGCCTTTAACCACGGCGTTAAGCTGGTTTCAATGGGCTTTTTGATTGACCCTGACCAGCCTGTAATCTGGCGGGGACCAATGCTGAATGGCATCATTCGGCAGTTTCTCTATCAGACGCAGTGGGGTGACCTAGACTACCTGATTGTGGATATGCCACCTGGGACGGGGGATGCTCAACTGACACTGGCGCAAGCGGTACCGATGGCTGGAGCCGTGATTGTCACGACGCCGCAAACGGTCGCGCTATTAGACTCCCGCCGGGGCTTAAAGATGTTCCAGCAGATGGGAGTGCCTGTCTTGGGCATTGTAGAGAATATGAGCTACTTTATTCCTCCTGACATGCCCGATCGCCAATATGACATTTTTGGTTCAGAAGGCGGAGCGAAGGCGGCTCAGGAACTGGGTGTACCTTTGCTGGGATGTGTGCCGCTAGAAATTCCGCTCCGACAAGGAGGCGATCGCGGCCTACCAATTACAGTTGGTGATCCTGAATCAGCCTCAGCCAAAGCTTTAAAAGCAATTGCTCAACAAATTGCGGCAAAAGTTTCTGTCGCCGCGCTGGCATCAGCGTAATAGATGTTTATGGTGATTGGGACAACCCAGTTACCTCCCTAACAGCTTTCGACTTAAACTTGACCATTTGCTAGAACATGTTGCAGAAATCGCTAGCCCGAATTCGCTGGAAATCTTTAATTCAACCTTGGCAAGAGACTGACGGCTGGTTGTTTTTCCTCCCTATTGGTCTCACGTTCCTCGGTGGCGTGATGATTTATAGCACCGAGTTGAATCAAGGCTGGACTGACTGGTGGCAACACTGGTTGATCGGCGGCATTGGGTTAGTGCTGGCGTTAATAATCTCTAGGTGCCGCTACGAAAACTTGTTGCAGTGGCGTTGGGTGATTTACGGCATCACCAATGCATCTCTGCTAGCCGTTATGTTTATCGGCACCACAGCGCTGGGAGCCCAGCGCTGGATTACGATTGCTGGTTTTAACATTCAGCCGTCTGAGTTTGCCAAGTTAGGCATGATTATTACCTTGGCGGCCATGTTGCACGGGCGGACTGCTTCCACCCTGACTGCGGCGATTCAGACTTTAGCAGTGACGGCGCTGCCTTGGGGTTTAGTATTTTTGCAGCCAGATTTGGGTACGTCGCTGGTCTTTGGGGCAATTACCATTGGTATGCTCTATTGGGGAAACGCCAATCCTGGTTGGCTGGTGCTGCTGATTTCTCCAATTGTTTCGGCCATCCTGTTTAATGTCTTTTTCTCTAGTTGGTTGCTGGGTTTGGAGCTTATCTGGGTGGTGGCGATGGGGGCGATCGCCTGGATGACCTTACCCTGGCCTAGGCTCGGAGCACTAGGGGCAGTGGCTGTTAACCTGATCTCTGGAGCGCTAGGGCATGTTCTCTGGGGATTGCTCAAGGATTACCAGAAAGACCGCCTAATTTTGTTCTTAGATCCAGACAAAGACCCCTTGGGCGGCGGCTATCACTTGATTCAATCTCGAATTGCGATCGGAGCGGGTGAGTGGTGGGGCCGAGGGTTTATGAAAGGCACTCAGACGCAGCTCAACTTCATTCCGGAGCAACATACCGACTTTATCTTTTCTGCGATTGGCGAGGAACTTGGTTTTATTGGTTCTTTTCTGGTGTTGCTCGCTTTTTGGTTGGTCTGCCTGCGGCTGATTATGGTGGCGCAGAATGCCAAGGACAACTTTGGTTCGTTGCTAGCAGTGGGTGTGTTTTCCATGCTAGTGTTCCAGGTTGTCGTGAACGTCGGGATGAC encodes the following:
- a CDS encoding STAS domain-containing protein is translated as MEQRTYTTQDGTTVIVLTPTGRLDITTAWQFRLKLQECISKLSRHVVVNLGQVNFIDSSGLTSLVAGMRDAEKVKGSFRICNVHPEAKLVFEVTMMDSVFEIFETEEEALEGVPRGIAS
- a CDS encoding SRPBCC family protein, whose translation is MRTYQALSTASVEDLWCKIGDLTDVSWHPLLASTDVPHGLVVKPGLIYRAVTRLSPIPVRIFVERVNPGELLSVRILAIPGVEERVTYQVESTVCGTRVSYSVTLRGWLSPLIWSLTQPYAARVATKLVQAAEQAALSTVPVDARTRSPGNSCFDF
- the psb29 gene encoding photosystem II biogenesis protein Psp29 codes for the protein MNNVRTVSDTKRNFYTVHTRPINSIYRRVVEELMVEMHLLSVNVDFHYDPIYALGVVSSFDRFMKGYRPEQDKVSIFNALCQALGADPQKYRQDAEQLKTLATQVSAQELISPTGQLSSLEGGQALQETLQAIAASSKFKYSRLFAIGLFTILELADPEMVKDEKQRTEFLKQVGATLHLPEDKVQKDLELYRSNLEKMAQAQAAMEDILNADRKQREQRAQAKSEAAIADAPRDEAPSA
- a CDS encoding CBASS cGAMP-activated phospholipase; its protein translation is MSRLIKVLAIDGGGIRGVIPAMLLAEIEKRTGQAIAELFDVIAGTSTGGILALGLTKPNASGKPAYSAANLVHLYEAEGARIFPKSSLSKIRGLVNQKYPAIGIEAVLRQYFGDTMLSQALKTVLVPSYDTELRRPYFFKSRKAKADSDRNFPMATVARATSAAPTYFEPLQAKSNQGLVPSTFIDGGVFANNPAMCAYVEARKNHPEAHDFLVVSLGTGELTTSFNYAQIKNWGLLEWARPIFNIVSDGVSDTVDYQLQELLANEENPPRYYRFQASLHALGKLDRGNHIDNASPENIAFLKRIAQNTIHNNERELNSLCHQLVAGLVVS
- the rodA gene encoding rod shape-determining protein RodA, producing the protein MLQKSLARIRWKSLIQPWQETDGWLFFLPIGLTFLGGVMIYSTELNQGWTDWWQHWLIGGIGLVLALIISRCRYENLLQWRWVIYGITNASLLAVMFIGTTALGAQRWITIAGFNIQPSEFAKLGMIITLAAMLHGRTASTLTAAIQTLAVTALPWGLVFLQPDLGTSLVFGAITIGMLYWGNANPGWLVLLISPIVSAILFNVFFSSWLLGLELIWVVAMGAIAWMTLPWPRLGALGAVAVNLISGALGHVLWGLLKDYQKDRLILFLDPDKDPLGGGYHLIQSRIAIGAGEWWGRGFMKGTQTQLNFIPEQHTDFIFSAIGEELGFIGSFLVLLAFWLVCLRLIMVAQNAKDNFGSLLAVGVFSMLVFQVVVNVGMTIGLAPVTGIPLPWMSYGRSALLTNFVAIGLVQSVANYRQRLKF
- a CDS encoding Mrp/NBP35 family ATP-binding protein; this encodes MLNADSVLEVLRPVQDPELRKSLVELNMIRNVAIADGTVSFTLVLTTPACPLREFIVEDCQRAVKTLPGVQEVKVEVTAETPHQKSLPDRTGIEGVKNIVAISSGKGGVGKSTVAVNVAVALAQAGAKVGLIDADIYGPNAPTMLGLADAQVMVSKGPQGDILEPAFNHGVKLVSMGFLIDPDQPVIWRGPMLNGIIRQFLYQTQWGDLDYLIVDMPPGTGDAQLTLAQAVPMAGAVIVTTPQTVALLDSRRGLKMFQQMGVPVLGIVENMSYFIPPDMPDRQYDIFGSEGGAKAAQELGVPLLGCVPLEIPLRQGGDRGLPITVGDPESASAKALKAIAQQIAAKVSVAALASA
- the hemF gene encoding oxygen-dependent coproporphyrinogen oxidase, producing MTTSSTPEATASKLTLPTDSRQQVSQFLKDLQDQICQGLEQLDGQATFQEDAWERPEGGGGRSRVMREGRVFEQGGVNFSEVWGTHLPPSVLVQRPEAAGHKFYATGTSMVLHPRNPYIPTVHLNYRYFEAGPVWWFGGGIDLTPYYPFAEDVVHFHQTLKQACDAHHPEYYPTFKLWCDEYFYLNHRQETRGVGGIFFDYQDGLTNHLYRGPAADGPAALHSNQVGQIGSRSWEEIFSFIQSCGQAFLPAYVPIAERRQGTEYGDRERNFQLYRRGRYVEFNLVYDRGTIFGLQTNGRTESILMSLPPLVRWEYGYEPEPNTPEAELYQTFLKPQDWVNWFSPASES